Proteins found in one Sorghum bicolor cultivar BTx623 chromosome 1, Sorghum_bicolor_NCBIv3, whole genome shotgun sequence genomic segment:
- the LOC110431768 gene encoding 5-pentadecatrienyl resorcinol O-methyltransferase-like — MAPAEESSQDLLQAYVELWHQSLCFAKSMALAVALDLRIPDAIHRHGGGGATLTQILAETKLHPNKLRALRSLMRALTVLGTFSVQQPPPTIADASGEAVYRLTAASRFLVSDEVSSSTLAPFASLALHPIAVAPSTVGMCKWFRQEQNEPSAYALAFCQPTPTIWEHADDVNALLNKGMVADSRFLMPIMLRECGEVFRGIDSLVDVAGGHGGATATIAAAFPHIKCSVLDLPHVVAGAPSDVNVQFVAGNMFESIPPATAVFLKTTLHDWSDDNCVKILKKCRQAISPRIAGGKVIILDMVVGYGELNTKHLETQVMFDLYIMTVNGAERDEQEWKKIFTEAGFKDYKILPVLGALSVIEVYP; from the exons ATGGCACCCGCGGAGGAGAGCAGCCAGGACTTGCTCCAAGCTTACGTCGAGCTCTGGCACCAGTCCCTGTGCTTCGCCAAATCAATGGCGCTCGCCGTGGCGCTGGACCTCCGCATCCCCGACGCGATCCACCGccacggcggcggtggcgccaccCTCACCCAGATCCTCGCCGAGACTAAGCTCCACCCAAACAAGCTTCGCGCCCTACGCAGCCTCATGCGCGCGCTCACCGTCTTGGGCACCTTCAGCGTCCAGCAACCACCACCAACCATCGCCGACGCGTCAGGCGAAGCCGTCTACAGGCTGACGGCAGCCTCACGCTTCCTCGTCAGCGACGAGGTGAGCTCGTCGACGTTGGCGCCCTTCGCGAGCCTGGCGCTCCACCCTATCGCTGTCGCCCCTTCCACCGTGGGCATGTGCAAGTGGTTCCGGCAGGAGCAGAACGAGCCGTCCGCTTATGCCCTGGCGTTCTGCCAGCCAACCCCGACGATCTGGGAGCACGCTGACGACGTAAACGCCTTGCTGAACAAAGGCATGGTCGCGGACAGCCGCTTCCTGATGCCAATCATGCTCAGGGAGTGCGGCGAGGTGTTTCGTGGGATCGACTCGTTGGTCGACGTCGCCGGTGGGCATGGTGGCGCCACCGCCACCATCGCCGCTGCCTTCCCGCACATCAAATGCAGCGTGCTTGACCTCCCGCACGTTGTCGCCGGTGCTCCATCCGATGTCAACGTGCAGTTCGTCGCAGGAAACATGTTTGAGAGTATTCCACCTGCGACCGCTGTTTTTCTCAAG ACAACTTTACATGACTGGAGTGACGACAACTGcgtcaagatattgaagaaatGCAGGCAAGCGATATCTCCACGGATTGCAGGAGGGAAGGTAATAATCCTGGACATGGTAGTTGGATACGGGGAGCTAAACACAAAGCATCTAGAGACACAGGTCATGTTTGATTTGTATATTATGACGGTTAATGGAGCTGAGCGCGACGAGCAAGAGTGGAAGAAGATTTTCACTGAAGCTGGATTCAAAGACTACAAAATCCTACCCGTTCTTGGCGCTCTATCGGTCATCGAGGTCTATCCATGA
- the LOC8080749 gene encoding ras-related protein RABB1c translates to MEAERCLQVHAITTGDEAASLHVRLGDANASHLCCTAIALAHLRGGESSSWHPAGRKSCSRHAGHRHLAQSCTLHMQMPNRQKHSSSRLEDARQHANRNMIVMLIGNKLNVIFFIEVLSAMRKENREHGLVFIEASAKTSQNIEEVNDSGHFYGMVEMVGTVDFQKDMDFSCEDKYHTAE, encoded by the exons ATGGAGGCCGAGCGCTGCCTCCAGGTCCATGCCATCACCACCGGGGATGAGGCCGCTTCCCTCCACGTGCGCCTCGGCGACGCCAATGCATCCCATCTGTGTTGCACAGCCATTGCGCTAGCCCATCTTCGTGGTGGGGAGAGCAGCAGTTGGCACCCTGCAGGGCGCAAGAGCTGCAGCAGGCATGCTGGCCACCGGCACCTAGCGCAGAGCTGCACTCTGCATATGCAAATGCCAAACAGGCAGAAGCATAGCAG CTCTAGGCTAGAAGATGCCAGGCAGCATGCAAATCGTAACATGATAGTGATGTTGATTGGAAACAAATTAAATGTGATCTTTTTCATAgaggtgttgtcagctatgagGAAGGAGAACAGGGAGCATGGTCTTGTCTTTATTGAGGCATCTGCTAAAACTTCACAAAACATCGAGGAG GTCAATGATAGTGGGCACTTCTATGGCATGGTTGAGATGGTTGGAACTGTTGATTTTCAAAAGGACATGGACTTCTCGTGTGAGGATAAATATCACACTGCAGAATAA
- the LOC110431408 gene encoding formin-like protein 5: MSSYPVLNNRPIDQWRVTDLKDELRKRKLPVKGLKDELVRRLFDSIQSEREAEETEEADEDVGVNVDDQLPDANASEENTVTVTEVHQETVVHITQQVEAPTTEVGQESALSPTRGAPSVDVEEASTAKGEVPESFAGTFEEVQVQTESTNEPLHEKTSDIDTNEAVIVNDAIDVNSDLTPAEVKLGTMEASKIEEQDFPPAPVDAITSDASGPMDTDVVTAATSDAGPMDTDVVTAAPVSDDGEKLAPKDDLGNKVSMYDEEHNNSDTMNEDRKPIESKPINQVPEVSPDLGSQIKCESISSDNLSTNKKNNIEDNLNANNFDLELEVQPKMVEPSSGITSLGGDLQPVDDDKELVKNQTSLEDLDSTANVDSYKKDSPEGGSPEKLNLDRSSGDESMEEDVAEIKQVESNMKSDVLEGKNELNSEDVKEVILPDSVVEPSKEVIAEEKSAASAEKRKLEAEEGVANTEPIKRQRRWTADVAKVPERQTLSQTGPETPKDIFQPAFKRSFGRSDSTASIDSPKERIVPPSEKPATTSLRIDRFVRPFTLKAVQELLGKTGTVQDFWMDHIKTHCYVTFSSVDEAVATRDAVYNLQWPPNNGNKLVAEFVDPQEVKLKVDPPPPPAAPISPAAATRAPPVPQTQANQSVPRQAATPKEQLPPPPPLAKPPIADPAALVRERLPPTPKKPEPPVVTLDDLFKKTQSSPRIYYLPLSEEEVAAKLAAQGKGKKE, from the exons ATGTCATCATATCCTGTGCTAAACAACCGACCAATCGATCAGTGGAGAGTCACTGATCTGAAGGATGAGCTCCGTAAAAGGAAGCTTCCTGTTAAAGGTTTGAAAGATGAACTCGTTAGGCGACTCTTTGACTCCATTCAGAGTGAAAGAGAAGCTGAGGAAACTGAAGAAGCTGATGAGGATGTGGGAGTGAATGTGGATGATCAGTTACCTGATGCCAATGCTAGTGAGGAAAATACAGTTACTGTTACAGAAGTTCATCAGGAAACTGTGGTTCATATCACTCAGCAAGTTGAAGCTCCTACAACCGAAGTTGGTCAGGAATCTGCTCTTTCTCCCACTAGAGGGGCCCCCAGTGTTGATGTTGAAGAGGCCTCAACAGCCAAAGGAGAAGTACCTGAATCATTTGCTGGAACATTTGAAGAAGTGCAAGTGCAGACTGAAAGTACTAATGAGCCTCTTCATGAGAAGACCTCAGACATTGACACCAATGAGGCAGTCATTGTCAATGATGCAATCGATGTGAATTCAGACTTGACCCCTGCTGAAGTCAAGCTTGGTACTATGGAAGCAAGCAAAATTGAAGAACAGGATTTCCCCCCAGCACCTGTAGATGCCATAACTTCAGATGCTTCTGGTCCTATGGATACTGATGTTGTCACAGCTGCAACTTCAGATGCTGGTCCTATGGATACTGATGTTGTCACAGCTGCACCAGTTAGCGACGATGGGGAGAAACTGGCACCCAAGGATGATTTGGGTAACAAGGTGTCAATGTATGATGAAGAGCACAATAATTCTGATACCATGAACGAGGACCGCAAGCCCATCGAATCAAAACCAATTAATCAGGTACCTGAGGTTAGTCCAGATTTAGGGTCTCAAATTAAGTGTGAGTCGATTTCTAGTGATAATCTGTCAACTAACAAAAAGAATAATATAGAAGATAATTTAAATGCTAATAATTTTGATTTAGAACTAGAGGTTCAGCCGAAGATGGTCGAACCATCATCCGGCATTACTTCATTAGGTGGAGATTTGCAGCCAGTGGATGATGACAAAGAGCTGGTTAAGAACCAGACATCTTTGGAGGACTTAGATTCCACAGCTAATGTGGACTCATACAAGAAAGATAGTCCTGAAGGTGGTTCTCCAGAGAAATTAAATCTAGACAGGAGTTCAGGTGATGAGTCAATGGAGGAGGATGTTGCGGAAATTAAACAAGTTGAGTCCAATATGAAATCTGATGTTCTCGAAGGAAAGAATGAACTTAACTCAGAAGATGTGAAAGAGGTGATCCTCCCTGATTCTGTTGTTGAGCCTTCCAAGGAGGTTATAGCTGAAGAAAAGTCAGCAGCTTCAGCAGAAAAGAGGAAACTTGAAG CTGAAGAAGGTGTTGCAAACACTGAACCAATCAAGCGGCAACGTCGGTGGACTGCAGACGTTGCCAAAGTTCCAGAGAGACAAACATTGAGTCAAACTGGTCCTGAAACTCCTAAGGATATTTTTCAGCCTGCTTTCAAACGATCTTTTGGGAGGTCTGATTCAACAGCCAGTATAGATTCTCCTAAGGAGCGGATTG TACCACCTTCTGAGAAACCTGCCACAACTTCTTTGAGAATTGACCGATTTGTACGTCCATTTACCCTGAAAGCTGTGCAAGAGCTTCTTGGTAAAACTGGAACTGTACAAGACTTCTGGATGGACCATATCAAGACTCATTGCTATGTTACA TTTTCTTCGGTGGATGAAGCTGTGGCTACTAGGGATGCTGTTTACAACCTACAGTGGCCCCCAAACAATGGCAATAAGTTGGTTGCTGAATTTGTTGATCCTCAGGAAGTGAAGCTCAAGGTTGACCCCCCTCCACCACCAGCTGCTCCTATTAGCCCAGCTGCTGCCACAAGGGCACCTCCTGTTCCACAGACACAGGCTAATCAAAGTGTGCCACGCCAGGCTGCTACACCAAAAGAGCAactgccacctccacctccccTTGCTAAGCCCCCTATCGCTGACCCAGCTGCATTAGTGAGAGAGAGGCTTCCGCCCACTCCAAAGAAGCCAGAGCCTCCTGTTGTGACACTTGATGATCTCTTCAAGAAGACACAGTCCTCTCCGAGGATCTATTATCTGCCTTTATCAGAAGAGGAGGTGGCTGCCAAGCTTGCTGCACAGGGCAAAGGAAAAAAGGAATAG